From the genome of Nicotiana sylvestris chromosome 2, ASM39365v2, whole genome shotgun sequence, one region includes:
- the LOC138885843 gene encoding uncharacterized protein has product MGWLSDVTIQYVPRKENKKADALAALASSLALPDQVQVTVCQKWVVPPPNEVKGEENELKHLVAVCEVEKEEWQQPIIDYLCYGILPENPRRRTEIRRRAPRFLYYKYTLYRRSFEGVLLRCLGEEEAFQALQEAHSGAVEEKAVVDASKANMDTIHDSIHIKLLS; this is encoded by the exons atggggtggctcagcgatgtgactattcagtatgtaccaaggaaagaaaacaagaaggctGATGCTTTAGCCGCTCTAGCTTCATCATTAGCCCTGCCTGACCAAGTGCAAGTTAccgtctgccaaaaatgggtagtaccgccgccAAATGAGGTCAAAGGTGAAGAAAacgaactcaagcatcttgttgcTGTTTgtgaagttgagaaagaagaatggcaacaacccattatcgactacttatgctatgggatacttccagaaaatccgaggagaaggactgaaatccgtcgtcgtgcacctcgcttcctttactataagtatactctatacagaaggtcgTTCGAGGGAGTACTTTTGCGATGcctaggagaagaagaagctttccaagctttgcaagaggcacattctggg GCTGTGGAGGAAAAAGCAGTCGTCGACGCGTCCAAAGCTAATATGGATACTATTCACGATTCTATTCATATTAAGTTGCTCAG TTGA